From the Euphorbia lathyris chromosome 6, ddEupLath1.1, whole genome shotgun sequence genome, one window contains:
- the LOC136234272 gene encoding F-box protein At1g61340-like: MDFARRCNSMVSKSVVEDGFGLRFVKRTRSFGRKRILVSDFEFPIDHDSQVKTPSKKKRFCDCEPEKSPIESLPQDILIRILCGVDHDDLKQLFHVSTVVREAALVAEKLHFAYSTPTKAKTRGFRTPIEFGEDEIEAPNAPRIDRKSNSRLNGKKLAELSVQLFASPKKGLFMES; the protein is encoded by the exons ATGGATTTTGCAAGGAGGTGTAATTCGATGGTTTCTAAATCAGTTGTTGAAGATGGATTCGGATTAAGATTTGTGAAGCGTACTAGAAGTTTTGGAAGGAAACGGATTCTAGTTTCCGATTTTGAATTTCCTATTGATCATGATTCTCAAGTAAAAACTCCGTCGAAGAAGAAAAGATTCTGCGATTGTGAGCCGGAGAAATCTCCGATTGAGAGCTTACCTCAAGATATTCTG ATTAGGATTCTTTGTGGTGTGGATCATGATGATTTGAAGCAGCTTTTCCATGTTTCAACAGTGGTCAGAGAAGCT GCGTTGGTTGCTGAGAAACTACATTTCGCTTACAGTACACCGACGAAGGCGAAGACTCGTGGTTTTCGGACTCCGATTGAGTTCGGAGAAGATGAGATTGAAGCACCAAATGCTCCTAGAATTGATAGGAAATCCAATTCTAGATTGAATGGGAAGAAACTTGCTGAATTATCAGTACAGTTATTTGCTAGTCCTAAGAAAGGACTGTTTATGGAGAGTTGA